The following DNA comes from Paenibacillus crassostreae.
GCTTTCTGATCTTCAAAATATACATCCGCTACAATATTAGCCAATACCCGCGATGTGCGCTCCAATTCATCCTTTGTACTATCAATCCCACCCATTTCAATGATAATGCTATTAGGAGAGAGCGATTGATTATATTCACCATTCCCTTGACTAGCTGTTTTCCCCCAAATTCCACGAGAAATTCCTGGGTGGGTAGCTTCAAGACGTTGATGAATAGAATTTGCGTAAGCTTCATTCTGACGCCATTGTTTATTCTCATGACCGATAATGAAATACATTTGTGCGTAACTCACGCCATTAATGACAGTAGTCGTCTTATCATGCCGCTGCGAATCTCGATGTATATCGAGCAAATAAGTTATTTTATCATTCTGTGCAAGTGCTGTTTTAACAGCTTCTCGTGAATATTTATAAGAAAATTTATAACTGTAGTCCTTAATATAAGAAGGGTAATCATCTTTCAAATGCATTACACTTACCCCTTTGGTTTTCAATTCTGCTGATATAAAATCTCCGACTTGTATCACATTTTGATTAGGAATTGCCGAACTAGGATTGGTACTAACTGTACCTACTAATGGATTAAAAGCTTCACGAGGATGTGAGTGATAGATTAGTACCTCACTATTCCCATTGGATGATTCAGAAGTACCCGCTGTATCTGGTGTAGGTATTAACTGATCCGGGGGTTCCTGCTGTCCTTCTGGCTTAGTTACAGGTTCTTGTATACTTAATCCTTCATTTGATTTAGCACTTGCTACAGCTTTAGTAGAATCTGGATGATAGTCTTCTGGCCCCTCCATATTCTTATTCCCAGTTGCACTGCGAAGTAAAACAGAATTATTACTATCCATACCCGGTAATTCTCGTGCTAATAAGCTTTTGGGGTCACGTGGATTTACACTCGTTAGTAATTGAAACACGAATGTAATCATTTTTTCACCGGATAAAGTGGAAGATTCTTTAGAATTATTTAAATGGGGTAGTTCCATTCCCAACATATCCACAAAAAGCTCATTAGTCAGTGACGACGCAAATCCTTTCATAGATGACACTGGGGATGAGCTATATTTCAACTCTACCATTCCTCCCAGACCCAACAATACAAAGAAAATCATTGAGCAAAAACTCAAAAGTAGGAAAGTACGTCCCATCGTTAGAATCGATAGCCATTTCGCTCTCCATTGATGAAGATTCCAAATTTGAAACCATTCTCTTTTCATTCTAGTATCCTCCTGAACTCTCTTATACTTTAAATCTATGAAGTAGAGAGAATCACTAGAACCAGAAATGCAAAAAAGAAGCTCCGCTAGATTCGGAAGCTCCTTCTTCTCAATTAATTAAGGATCAATGTGTATAATCTCCAGCATTAGTTGGATCTACTGCTTCATGTAAAGCTGCATTCAAACCGGTTGCCACGATATTGGCCATATCTTCAATAAATTCATCTATTTCTTTTGGTGTTACAATAAGGTCATGTCCTAGTGGTTCTAACACCTCTTTCACTAAGCCAAGGCGTTCATCCTCTTGCATATCATCCAACATCCCCATAATGTCTCGGGTATGATTAGTTTCTCGATCCAAATGCTTCTTCATCATATCAATAGCATTATTCACAATTGTAGAAGCATAACAAACCGTTGGTACTCCTATGGCGATGCAAGGCACACCCAATATTTCTTTCGTTAATCCACGTCGCTTATTACCTATACCGGATCCAGGATGAATTCCAATATCAGCAATTTGAATCGTGGTGTTTACTCTTTCAAGCGATCTGGAAGCTAGTGCGTCTACTGCAATGATCAAATCGGGCTTCGTACGATCAACAATTCCTTGTACAATTTCACTTGATTCAATCCCCGTCACACCCAATACTCCAGGAGCAATTGCACTTAATTGACGATATCCAGGGGCAACCTGATCTGGCACTAGTTCAAAATAATGACGTGTAACTAACATATTCTCCACGACTAGCGGTCCAAGCGAATCGGGAGTTACATTCCAATTCCCCAGGCCGACGACTAAGACCGTATTCGTCTTTTGAACCCCTATTAACGTTAAGAAGTCTTCGAACTCACGTGCCAATGCCACAGCCACTCTGCCCTGTAATCCAGTATCTCCTCCACGAAGTCCTGGAACTTCAATGGTCACATAATGACCTTTTACACGACCAATCGCTTTCGAGCCTTCATCATTAAGCACATTTAATCGAGTAATTTTTATACCATCATTCTCTGAAACCTCCTCATCTATCCCGGAAATAGGGGCATTATATCTCATCTCTGCCATTTCCTTAGCATCAACTGCAAGATCTGTACGAACGTTGTATTTTTGCAAATCTAATGTCATCTTTATATACCTCCTTCTTCTTTATGTGATAGTGTGCGAGAGGAAGTGGATGTTTATACAAACCCTTTTAAGTATTGCTTTTTAATGTGTCACATGCTAAAATATTTTAAGTTGTGAAGTATGTCGATCTATCGAATGTCTTTCAGGAGGTGAATGCAATGCCAAATATCAAATCCGCTATCAAACGTGTGAACACTAACGACAAACGTCGTGCGCTCAATGCTTCCCAAAAATCCGCGCTTCGTACAGCTGTTAAATCTGCTGACAACGCGCTGGCAAATAATGAAGTTGAAGCTGCAAATGCTGCTATTCAATTGGCTTCCCAAAAGTTGGATAAGGCTGTAACTAAAGGCTTGGTCCACAAGAATGCAGCTGCTCGTAAAAAATCTCGCTTGGCGAAAAAACTTAACGCCCTTAATGCTCAAGCATAAGATGCGCTATTCATACGGCAAATGCAAAAGTCCTGAACAGCAGGTAGCTGATCAGGACTTTTTAGCATTCTTTTTTAGCTGTCATTAGACAGCCAGTCGTAGCAGAAATAGTTCTAGTCCAAGTACTTTATCTATTCTTCCTGTCTTCATTTGGTAATCTAAATCTGTCAGTCTGCTCAAAATAGACTTCAGAACATCCGGCTTGTATTTTCGTGCCTGTTCACCCGCTATCTTGACCGCATAAGGATGAAGTCCAAGTTGTGATGCAATTTGAGCTTGCGAATAGCTTTGGCCCATTAATTCCTTCACTTGTAGAATGATCCGAAACTGTCTTGTTATTAATGCTGCAATTTTGATAGGCTCTTCCCGTTGCTTCAGTAATTCATAATAGATACTAAGCGCTTCTTCTAATCTCAAATTAGCCATATTCTCAACCAGAGCAAACACATTCTGTTCTGTACTACGAGAGACTAACTGCTCCACAGTATTAGAATCTATCGTGCCACCAGCACCTACATATAAGCAAAGCTTGTCTAGCTCAGCAGATAAGTTCTGCAACTGCGCACCTGCGTTTCTGATAAGGATGTCAGCGGCTCCTGTAGCCAATATACACCCTCTTTGCTTCGACTCTCTCTCAATCCACCCAATTAACTCGTGACCGCCTAACGGAGAAAAGGAGAGCACTATACCTGCAGAATTCAGCGCCTTGACTACTTTTTTTCGCTCGTCTAACTTTTCATGATGCACCAGAAATATTAAAATGCTGTATTCTGCAGGATTTTTCAAATATTCCAAAAGTGCCTCAATCCGATGTTCAATCTTACCGCCTTCTTTACCAGCTGTGAAAACAGAGGCATCTCGGACAAAAATCAACTTGCGCGGTACCATAAAAGGCAGTGTTTCTGCTTCCTCAATTACATCCTGTATGGAACTTTCACTTAAATCATAATTCACAAGAGCAAAATCTCTGTCTTCTTTTTGAATTAATTCATCCACCAATAAGGTAGTGAACTCTTTTATTTGGTATTTCTCTAATCCATAAAGTAGATATACAGGAGATACATCTCCATGTTTGATCGCTTTCGTCGCTGCTTTGATATCCATGGCAGATCCCTCCCTCTTTCTTTAATGAACAACATCTTTATCAATTCTACCAAAAAAAAGACTTTCCAACCATAACAAAGGAACCTTGAGCTCTCACTCAAGATTCCCTTGTTCCAGCACATCTATATAAACACCACCAACAAAAGCTCTAGAAACTTTCATGACGGTGGTCATAACGACTTTAGTTTCAACATTTATTTAGATGGCTGAAAATCCACTTGCGTTTCTGCTGATTGTACTTTAATATATCATATTCACAATTTCGATAATGGTGCATTCATTACGAAGGGATATTAAGGTGTTGTTATCGATTTGTCAGCATTAGGATAAGAATGAATCGATACTTTACCATTTAACTCTACTTGGTAAGTAAACACAGTACTATCTGTTGACCATACACCTTCAATCCAAGTTCCCGCTAGATCCACACTTTGAATAACAGTCTTTTCACTCTCTGTTTCAGTTGGCAATCGATAAATCACTAGTTTCTGATTGTCCAGATGATTCTCCAGAACAGCAGTCATTGTCCCATCTGGTGAATCCCATGTAAGGGGTATAGAAGCTGTAGCTGTAGGTGTATCTGCCTGTAAACCAAACTCTGAAATATCACTCATAATACGACTGTTTTTGGGAACCGTGTCCATCTTAGGTGCTATAGAATCTTCAGCTAATGGCGCTTCCTCTTTTTTCACAGTATCCGCATCATTTTTTAAAAGATCAGATTGCTCCGGTTGTGTCTTTTTAGACATTTCTTGCATTGGTTGTTCCTTCACTTCATCTGTAGAGGGATTAGCTTCATCTGACCTCATTTGACTTGTGTCTTGTTTCAATGAGTCTGGTGATTCTTTTTCATTAATATTTCCTGATGATTCACTACTCTGAACTTTATCGGCATCCGTATCAAGCTCTGGATTCGTAGATTCCATAGCGTAAGTTTCTTGCTCTAAAGAACCCTTGTCATCTGTTGGAGTTAATATTTCGTCAACGATTCCTGTAGAGAATATTTCATCATCTGCCATATTTTCAGTTCCATTCTCAGCAGCAGTCTTCATCGATCTATCGTCCGAACTTACTGTTGACTCTGCGTTAGCTGGGACCTTCTCTTGATATCCAATCTGCGCATCCGACAATTGTTGCGGGGAATAGGTAAAGATAGCTACTCCTATAATCCCAACAGCAGCAGCTGTACCAATTAACGTTCTTGATATACTCGTATTAAAGAATCGTTTCTTATGGATATTTATAGGGACTACTGGAATCATTTCTGAAGCTTGTTGTTCTGCCGAAGAAGATTTCTCATGTCTTGCACGATCTATTGCATCAAGCTGAGGCATAATAGCATCCACTAAACTATATTTGGGCACAACATGAGGAAGCTCCTCCAATTCGTGCGATAGTGCCTTAAGTATACGAAAATCGTCTGCACACCGTTGACAGTTGGCAATATGTCCTAACATTTTCGCCTCCTCGTCTACACTAAGGTCGTTATCCAAATATCGGTGCATGCTTTCTACCATATCCGAACAACTCATCCTGACACACCTCCCTTCTGATAGTCTTGTAGTAGACTTTGTAATTGCTGTCTTGCTCTAAATAGATATGATTTCACTGTGTTCAATGGAAGATCCAAGCTTTCAGCAATCTCGCTATAGGAGAAATCTTGTAAATATCTAAGTACAACAACGCTCTTATGATGTTCTGGAAGTTTATTAATTGCCTCCCGAATATCATCTGCCATATATGATGTCAGAACCACATGCTCTACATCCTGTTTATCTTGAAAAACAAAATCATGCTCATCTATGGATACCGTTGGTTTATTACGTCTAAATTTATCTATGCAAATGTTAGTCACAATCCGTTGAACCCAAGTCTTAAATTGTGCCTTTTCTTCATAGGAATCAATTCGAGTATAAATCCGGATTAAAGCTTCTTGAGCAGCATCCAATGCATCTTGTTCATTGTTAAGGATATAATAGGCTGTACGATACACATGTTGTTCAATATCACGTAATAGGGTGATTAGAGCGTCGCGATCGCCCGATTGAGCGGCTCTTATGAGTCCAAGCTCCACCACAAAGGATCCCCCTCTCCCTGTAATCTTACTGACGCGTAAGACCAGCATATTGTTGCATTTCGCAATTCTTTTTTTCAACCGCCTCATTACAAGTTTCGCAAGATCAACATTACCTCAATTTATTCTTAACCCATACATCATCATGAAGAAACTTCATTTGAATCTCGCCCTGTTGATCTGTACGAAAGATCCTCATGCCCTGTGCCGTAATACGAGCAACTACATCAGAATGGGGATGGCCATAAGAATTATTGACTCCCGCAGAAATCACTGCGATTGCTGCTTTCCATTGGGAAAGCCATTCTTCTGCTGTTGATGTTTTGCTCCCATGGTGAGCAACCTTCATAATATCGACTCCTTCTAATACATTAGCTGTTTGAAATTTGTCATGAAGTATATTCATTTCGCTGGCTATATCCATATCTCCTGTTAGTAGCATCCGAACACCATTCATTTCTACAATAAATACTAATGATGAATGATTTTGTTCTTTAACAATGGGTAATTGTTGTTGCTCTTCATTCGTCATTTCTGGAGATAAGAAAGTTAGCTTTGAATTGCCATCTAACTGCAAGACCATCGTATTATGAATCGCATAGATTGGAATATCTTTTGCCAGAACCGTAGATAATAAGTTCTCCTGATTAGCTGCACCTGTAAGTGTACCATTAAATAAAAAAGCTTTCACTGGAATATCATCCAATACAGCCTGTAAGCCACCCATATGGTCCTGATCTCCATGGGTAAGTATGACAGCATCAAGTTGATGAACACCTCGCTTTTTCAACAAGGGCACAACCACTTTCGCTCCCACTTCGAAAGGATCCTTTCGATTCTTCCAATAATCCTCTGGCTTTCGGAAGTTTATCGTTCCTCCTCCATCCACTAGAATATGTTTTCCTTCAGGTGTTGTAATAAGGATACAATCCCCTTGCCCAACATCTACAAAGGATACGAGTCCCGCTCCATTCAAAGACTCTGATTGATAACCTAAATATAATAAAATTACGAATGTAAATACAAGTGGTGCGACGATATATTGTCTCCATGTTAATTTTCTCGATCGTGAATTTATTAGTTGTTGATGTGGAACCAGTACATCGTCAAGTGGAATGGTATCCTCTATGTAGATAGGATGCGGCTGAACGTATTCAATCCATATTTTAATGAGCCTAAGTAGTACATATAATAATATATAATAACAACAAATCCACAATATAGATGGCGATGGCCATATCGTAATAAATGCTTGGTGTAAATTCATCCATTCTACGAAGGTAAAGGTGACATTATCCAGGCATTGAGCAACCCAAGCCAGCCCTTTGCCCAATGGCATCCACAAAATTCCTAGCACCAACGACACCATTCCTAGCGGCAGGACTACAAAAGAAATCAGTGGGACAAGTAGTAAATTTGCAACAACTGATAATAAAGAGAATTGATTGAAATAATATATGGTCAAAGGAAAAGAGACAAATTGAGCAATAACGGTCACACCTAATACAGGCGCAAATTTACGCGGGAGTTTAGAAAGCATTGGCATGATGAGTGGAACATACACCATGAGTCCTAAAGTTACGATAAAAGAAAGTTGGAAACTCACATTTACTAATAAATATGGATTCCATAACAACATGAATAACGCAGCTGCACTGATAATGTGAAGTCCATCCTTCAATAAACCTTGTCTTGCGGCATATAAAGCAATCATACTCATAATACCAGAGCGAACAACAGAGGGACTGAACCCAGTTAGTAGTACATAA
Coding sequences within:
- a CDS encoding stage II sporulation protein P, giving the protein MKREWFQIWNLHQWRAKWLSILTMGRTFLLLSFCSMIFFVLLGLGGMVELKYSSSPVSSMKGFASSLTNELFVDMLGMELPHLNNSKESSTLSGEKMITFVFQLLTSVNPRDPKSLLARELPGMDSNNSVLLRSATGNKNMEGPEDYHPDSTKAVASAKSNEGLSIQEPVTKPEGQQEPPDQLIPTPDTAGTSESSNGNSEVLIYHSHPREAFNPLVGTVSTNPSSAIPNQNVIQVGDFISAELKTKGVSVMHLKDDYPSYIKDYSYKFSYKYSREAVKTALAQNDKITYLLDIHRDSQRHDKTTTVINGVSYAQMYFIIGHENKQWRQNEAYANSIHQRLEATHPGISRGIWGKTASQGNGEYNQSLSPNSIIIEMGGIDSTKDELERTSRVLANIVADVYFEDQKAKKASTVKSDSGINGGS
- the gpr gene encoding GPR endopeptidase, whose product is MTLDLQKYNVRTDLAVDAKEMAEMRYNAPISGIDEEVSENDGIKITRLNVLNDEGSKAIGRVKGHYVTIEVPGLRGGDTGLQGRVAVALAREFEDFLTLIGVQKTNTVLVVGLGNWNVTPDSLGPLVVENMLVTRHYFELVPDQVAPGYRQLSAIAPGVLGVTGIESSEIVQGIVDRTKPDLIIAVDALASRSLERVNTTIQIADIGIHPGSGIGNKRRGLTKEILGVPCIAIGVPTVCYASTIVNNAIDMMKKHLDRETNHTRDIMGMLDDMQEDERLGLVKEVLEPLGHDLIVTPKEIDEFIEDMANIVATGLNAALHEAVDPTNAGDYTH
- the rpsT gene encoding 30S ribosomal protein S20; the encoded protein is MPNIKSAIKRVNTNDKRRALNASQKSALRTAVKSADNALANNEVEAANAAIQLASQKLDKAVTKGLVHKNAAARKKSRLAKKLNALNAQA
- the holA gene encoding DNA polymerase III subunit delta, translated to MDIKAATKAIKHGDVSPVYLLYGLEKYQIKEFTTLLVDELIQKEDRDFALVNYDLSESSIQDVIEEAETLPFMVPRKLIFVRDASVFTAGKEGGKIEHRIEALLEYLKNPAEYSILIFLVHHEKLDERKKVVKALNSAGIVLSFSPLGGHELIGWIERESKQRGCILATGAADILIRNAGAQLQNLSAELDKLCLYVGAGGTIDSNTVEQLVSRSTEQNVFALVENMANLRLEEALSIYYELLKQREEPIKIAALITRQFRIILQVKELMGQSYSQAQIASQLGLHPYAVKIAGEQARKYKPDVLKSILSRLTDLDYQMKTGRIDKVLGLELFLLRLAV
- a CDS encoding anti-sigma factor family protein, with the translated sequence MSCSDMVESMHRYLDNDLSVDEEAKMLGHIANCQRCADDFRILKALSHELEELPHVVPKYSLVDAIMPQLDAIDRARHEKSSSAEQQASEMIPVVPINIHKKRFFNTSISRTLIGTAAAVGIIGVAIFTYSPQQLSDAQIGYQEKVPANAESTVSSDDRSMKTAAENGTENMADDEIFSTGIVDEILTPTDDKGSLEQETYAMESTNPELDTDADKVQSSESSGNINEKESPDSLKQDTSQMRSDEANPSTDEVKEQPMQEMSKKTQPEQSDLLKNDADTVKKEEAPLAEDSIAPKMDTVPKNSRIMSDISEFGLQADTPTATASIPLTWDSPDGTMTAVLENHLDNQKLVIYRLPTETESEKTVIQSVDLAGTWIEGVWSTDSTVFTYQVELNGKVSIHSYPNADKSITTP
- a CDS encoding RNA polymerase sigma factor — encoded protein: MVELGLIRAAQSGDRDALITLLRDIEQHVYRTAYYILNNEQDALDAAQEALIRIYTRIDSYEEKAQFKTWVQRIVTNICIDKFRRNKPTVSIDEHDFVFQDKQDVEHVVLTSYMADDIREAINKLPEHHKSVVVLRYLQDFSYSEIAESLDLPLNTVKSYLFRARQQLQSLLQDYQKGGVSG
- a CDS encoding DNA internalization-related competence protein ComEC/Rec2, with the protein product MLFAICWIVGSSTACLYTGHRLGWIGVGLTLILLSAMVLFQERWRTIVMIWSTLILSAGYWEWHDYSNVTTLPEVMQQEVSALAGIVVQAEGRVTTAVEVDGDRVNMNIDLSEVNSSVISEKVLVQVKLLTEEEQQEAMRWQRGDLVKMTATLEIPAISRNFDGFDYRNYLRTREIHWILKVNGLDNVELIPPSSWSLLSLFRLNDVLREKIGTKIEALFQEPHAGYMKGLIIGMQDDVDPTTYSQFSQLGLTHILAVSGTHVAVYVACLLILLSLFRLTRETKLTIVILLVPCYVLLTGFSPSVVRSGIMSMIALYAARQGLLKDGLHIISAAALFMLLWNPYLLVNVSFQLSFIVTLGLMVYVPLIMPMLSKLPRKFAPVLGVTVIAQFVSFPLTIYYFNQFSLLSVVANLLLVPLISFVVLPLGMVSLVLGILWMPLGKGLAWVAQCLDNVTFTFVEWMNLHQAFITIWPSPSILWICCYYILLYVLLRLIKIWIEYVQPHPIYIEDTIPLDDVLVPHQQLINSRSRKLTWRQYIVAPLVFTFVILLYLGYQSESLNGAGLVSFVDVGQGDCILITTPEGKHILVDGGGTINFRKPEDYWKNRKDPFEVGAKVVVPLLKKRGVHQLDAVILTHGDQDHMGGLQAVLDDIPVKAFLFNGTLTGAANQENLLSTVLAKDIPIYAIHNTMVLQLDGNSKLTFLSPEMTNEEQQQLPIVKEQNHSSLVFIVEMNGVRMLLTGDMDIASEMNILHDKFQTANVLEGVDIMKVAHHGSKTSTAEEWLSQWKAAIAVISAGVNNSYGHPHSDVVARITAQGMRIFRTDQQGEIQMKFLHDDVWVKNKLR